The DNA region TCTCTTCCACACTCCTAAAAATATCCCCGAAGTTCGGACCCCATTGGAAATGCTTGTGCTGATGTTTTGACCTCTTTCCAGGTGCTGGAGCAGGCACATCAGGTGCTGTCCCAGTCTTCTCGCCTTGTTCACGCAATCTCTTCTCTTGCGTATCGGGGTCCTGCTGCGCCGCCAGAGGGTCCACGGCCGTGAAACAGCTACCCGACGACCACCGGTTGTCAAGCATCTCCGTATATACAGTCTTACATTGACTGACACCGGGCTCCAATGGAACGTTGATGCTGTACAAGTCCACGTTATCGGCCCAGTTGTTCATCAGGTATTCAATAAGCTTGACCGAATGGCGCGACGCTTCCGCGATAACGACGGGGTCGTGGTTGCGCGAACTGAAAGCGTAGGACAGTGCGATTGATCGTTTGCCGCAGACAGCACCCTCCATCGCAGCACCGATAGTACCACTCGACAGCGCGAACAATGCAGTGGTATTCCGGCCATAGTTAGGACCGGAGATGATCAGATCTATCGGACCCCGGTCTTGGAAGTAGTGGTAGAGACCGATCTGGACGCAACTTGCCGGTGTCGAGTTAATCAGGATCCATTCGTCACCTTCGCCTTCGTCGTCGTCTTCAGCGGGATCGCACCCACGGGGCAGGTGGTGGACCGTCCCATCGTCTTCATGGAGGGTGCCGGGGCGGAAGTAGGTTGGCACCACGGAGGCGCCGACAATGTGGGCTTTACCGACCCATGATCGCTGTTGATGCGGGAGGACCACTGATACAATGTGCCCGGCGTTCTGCAGCGTGTGGATGAGGGAATGGATGTAGGGCGACGACTGATTCGACGGCGGCCCGTCGTCGTTGGTAACCTATAAGTCAAAGATCGCATGATGAGCCCTCTTGTCTCTTGTTATGTACATCTCTTGTCATATACATCACGAATCAACCCGTATACTCACCAGAATATGCATTGCGACGGTAGTTGCAAGGACACCGAGAGTCGTCAGGGGGAAAGTTGATGTTGGAGGAGGAACTTGGAAGAATTGTTGATCTTCTCCCCGCCTTTTTTCTCTCCCACGTACTTACGGCGGACGAATGGGCTCCCCGCGCCGGTTATCGATAATAGAGTCAAGCCCAAATGCAGGCACACGGCAATTAGGAGTATTTATTTGCAATGCATTGGGTATCAGGCTCTATAtaaaacaaaggaaaaatATTGATATCGCTATACTACGAATCCTCTTCCTTGAACAAATGACTACGACGTCTCTGTACGCCCCGGGCTTCAGCACTTTCAAGTCCAGTTCCAGTGCCGACATGCTCCGTCGTCGCATTGCCATCCCCAGCTTCACTCGTAATAGGAGAAGGCTCCTGTTTCACGTCCACCTTCGAGTCGTCGTCTGTCTCGCTCTCTTCCGGTGGCTGGTCACGGCGGGATGGGGGGGATCCCGCGGGATCAGCAGACTCATCATCCGATTCCTCCTTAATCGGAGTACTGCCGCGCTCGGTCTCCCGTGTCTCATGATCCGTGCTGAACATGTAGGCCAGCACAAGCCAGACAACGCTGGTCGACACCATGGAGATGCTCCAGAATACGAAGCTGAAGATGAAAAATGAGGTGATCTTCCAATTGTACACGAACCAGCTATTACCCATTGGTCAGCATGGCCAGTCAACGACGGACACATAAACACACCAAACAGTCCTTACCGTAAGCCAGTAAAAGTCGCCCGAAATTCCACCTTCGCATTGTATATCTGCATCTTCTCGTCGCTATGGATCTCAACCCGAAGGTTTTCGGGCAAGTTGCGCCATCCCCGCGGGAATTCAATTTGCTCCATCATCTGCACCTCCAGGGTCTCCGCTTCCCGACGCCAGCCCGTCAGATATAATGGCATGTACGTGACTTTGCTGGCCGTGTCCACGATGGGCGAGGCGTATGTCAGGATAGCAGGGCGTCGCGACCGTGCAATCAACTCTCGGGACGTGTTCTTGGCTGAGATCGACCGGTGCGAGAAGAGGGACAGATCCAGCATGAAATTCCCTGCGGCGAGGTTGGACGGAGTGCGCGGCA from Aspergillus chevalieri M1 DNA, chromosome 2, nearly complete sequence includes:
- a CDS encoding seipin (COG:S;~EggNog:ENOG410PQV6;~InterPro:IPR009617;~PFAM:PF06775;~TransMembrane:2 (o40-67i244-270o);~go_process: GO:0019915 - lipid storage [Evidence IEA]), yielding MSDYTTDDELNKGNSSSSWGAMDALISRLRPLASKKFQRAYMGIFLFIITALFMIGVSSVAYFIFYYKFIPQVELQRPVHLQFGDGPPWGTAPLGTELATLQPYDVTVQLEMPRTPSNLAAGNFMLDLSLFSHRSISAKNTSRELIARSRRPAILTYASPIVDTASKVTYMPLYLTGWRREAETLEVQMMEQIEFPRGWRNLPENLRVEIHSDEKMQIYNAKVEFRATFTGLRWFVYNWKITSFFIFSFVFWSISMVSTSVVWLVLAYMFSTDHETRETERGSTPIKEESDDESADPAGSPPSRRDQPPEESETDDDSKVDVKQEPSPITSEAGDGNATTEHVGTGTGLESAEARGVQRRRSHLFKEEDS